Genomic segment of Desulfovibrio sp. Huiquan2017:
TTGGCGTCCCCAAGGGGATTTGAACCCCTGTTAACGGCGTGAAAGGCCGTAAACAATCAACCGGAAGGTCGCTTACCTATGTTATTTCAATGGGTTAAAATGCCATATTCACCACAAAAATCATAGTTTCCGCTGAAAATGACACTTGGGTGACACGTGGATTGGCATAATTTTCTGTTTTGAGGTGATAGGCTGCATGGTTTTCATCGGGACTATCAAGTGCCGCAATCAAGTGATGCCGGGTTCCAGGGCTCATGATGTCTTACTGCGCTGAGATGCTCTTGGGATGAAAGGAGGGTTCAATCAGAAATAATACTTCAAGCTGAATCCACCGTAGTTGTTGATAGAGCCGAACTCGCTTCTGGGTTCCGGAGTAAAGGAGACCGTCCCGTCGCGTAGGCCCGGCCCGGTGTTAATCCCTACAAAAACCTGCAATTGGGTGTTGTCGCTCAACGAAATGTCCAGTTCCGGGCGGATCAGTGCAGATTGGTCCTTGAGATTCCAAATACCCAGGACCTGCACTGTGACCAGGGGGTGGATTTCATAGGAAGGGCGGACGAGAAGGTATTGCTGCCCAGCCAGCGAGGTCATCCCCTCCTGCATGGAGGCGGAGGACAAGGCGTCGGCATACCTGTCTGGAGAACCCGCCCCCGCACCGTTGTAGAGATATTCGGCGAGCAGTTCCAGGCCGTTGTCAAAGCGATACCAGGCCTCGACCCCGGCAATGGGGAAGGAGTCGTACAGGTCGCCGGGTTCCTCGGCCCGTTTCCGTCCCCGGTACTGGACGAACTCGGCCTTCAGCCCCACTCCGTGGACGTCCCCCGCAATGCCCGTCCCGGCCATGTCGCGGCTGCGCAGACGACCGGCGATGCCGAGCATATCCACTCCAGCCACGTTGTACGAGCCGGTGGCCAGGTACGAGTTGTTAGCGTCGCCGTCCCCCATCACAAAGGTTCCGCCCACTTGTCCGCCCAGCCCGAAGTAGTGCGTCGCACGAACCGCATCGACGCCGGAACGAGTATCCGTGTCCAGGGCGTCCGGCGAAAAGGGCTGCACCACATCCAGGGGGGAGACGAGGGCCATCCGACCGAATCCCACCGCCTGGCGCCCCAGGGATAATTCGTTGTCTTCGCCATGTAGAGAAAACATGAGCCGGTCCACTTCGGCTGCATCCTCCTGGTGTCGGCCGTTCTTCAGTGTGGCATCCATGTCCAGGCGACGGTTGGCGTTCAGGGTGCGGTAGCGAGAAATCTTCTGGTCGATGGCGGAATCCGAGAGCATCAACTCGTTCTTGATGGCGACTTCGTAGTCGAAGGATTCGTCGGGAGCACTTTTAAGATAGGCCCGTTGCTCGTTGTACGAATAGAATCCGGCTCCTGAATTCATCGCCGAAGGCTGGATGCTGACGTTGGTGGATTTGAGAAAACCGCCGACGGAGACGTCGCTCCAATCCCAGGCCCACGCCGAAGAGGGCATGGTCAGCATCCATCCCATGAAGAGAAGGACCCGCCATGACCATCCCGACCGCAACCGGATCACCTGTGGGCCTCCGTGTCGCTGAACAGTATGCCGTCCTTCAGTTCGACCACCCGCCGAGCATATTCTATGACCAGGGGGTCGTGTGAACTGAAGACGAACGTGGTCTTCCTGGTCTCATTGAGCTTGACCATGATCTCAAGGAGATTCCGGCTGGTCTTGGTATCGAGGTTGGCGGTTGGTTCATCCGCAATGATCAGCGCCGGGGACGCGGCCATTGCCCGGATAATGGCCACCCGCTGCTGTTGTCCACCCGAGAGATCGTTGGGCCTTCGGTGCAGAAGGTGCTCCATGTGCAGCTCGGCGAAGAGTTCGCGCACCTTGTTGCGACGCTTCTTTTCGGGGACCCCTTGTAGCAACAGGATGAACTCGGCGTTCTCCTCGGCCGTCAAAACGGGAATGAGGTTGTAGGCCTGAAAAATGAAGCCGATGGAATACAGCCGGAAGTCGGCTAGCTCGTTGTCCGGCATCTTCTCGAGCGGTTTGCCGTGCACCGCAACCGAACCGCTTGAAGGGCGATCAAGCCCCCCCATGAGGTTCAGCGCCGTGGTCTTCCCGCTGCCGGAAGGTCCAGACAGAACCGTGAATTCCCCCTGTCGAATGGTCAGGTCGAGATCCGTCAAAGCGGCCGTTTTCAGGCTGCCTTTGACATATATCTTTGATGTTCGCCTACATTCTATCAGTGCCATACAAACCTCAATCCAGAGTCGAAGTTCACATCAATCAGTTGTGGCGCAATGCGGCCACGGGGGTTACCCGCGAGGCCTTGAACGCCGGGTACAGTGACGCGATCAGACAGAGAACGACCATGAAAACAGAGACCCGGGCCATCCAGGGGACATCCCATCTCGCATACAGCAGGGCTGAAAAAATAACTCCGCCGAACTCCAGGTTCGCGGGAATGAAATAGCGCAGGTCGAATCCGTAAATAGTAAGATACCAGGTGGCCAGGGAAGCCAATGCGGAACCGGCCAGAGCGGCCGCCGCACCAAGCACCAGAGCCTCGGCGAGGATCATGCGCCGGATCAGAGACCCGGACGCGCCGAGGCCCCGGATCATCCCGAACTCTTTCAGCCGTTCCATGACCGACATGAGCAGTGTGTTGGTCACGCCGAAGGTCACGATCAACAGCAGAATCGTGGACAGGACGATACCCCCGGCGTAGTCCCACCGTATGGCACTGTACAGGTTGGGCATGGTGGTCTCCCAGGCTGCGGCCGTCAGTTCCGGGTGCTGGGCCAGCGTGTCGTCCACCAGCGGCATGACGGTCCCTTGCGAATCGGCCTCATCGAGAACTAGGGACAGCTCGTTTACCTGTCCCGGCGTTCCCGACATCCCGGTTGCGGCAGCCCTGGAAACCATGACAAGCGACTGATCCACATCTCTGATGCCGGAACGGATGATGCCTCGGACCTTGAACCGCTCGCTGACCATCTCCCCATTTTGGGACTGAACCGTGACGATCAGGGGACGGCCGATACCGATCTTTAATTCCTTGACGAGTCGTTCACCCACAAGGGCGCTTCGTTCTTTCCAGCCGTCGGCAAAAACCTCCGTCGGGATGTCTTTCAAGAAAGGATTGCTCGCCGCCTCCACGCCAATGTCGGTACCCACCAGGCTGATTCTGCGGCTGCCCCAGCCGGTCTGCGCCAATCCCGTCATGTGAAGCCGCGGTATGACCGTCTTCACCCCGGGGAGCGCGGCAATGCGAGCCGTCAAATCTCCCGGTTCAAAGACAAGACCGGGCGCACGCTGCTCCAGGTAGCCCTTCCGCATGACGGCGATATGCCCCGTCCCGGAGCGCACGCCGCATTCAACCATGTAGGAATACACGCCGGTGGTGAAGTTGTGGTAGACCTGCACCAGCGCCAGACTCAGGCTTATGCCGAGAAAGGTGATCAGGGTGCGCAGCCTGTTGCGGCAGAGGTTCCGTATCGCCAGCTTGAAGGACAGCATCCTACTCTCCCCGAATTACTTCGACCGGCGTCAGTTTCGCCGCCTTGTTCGCGGGGACGAATCCGGCCACGGGACAGACTATGAGCAGGCATAGGGCTGCCAGGATCTGGCCTGCCGGATGGATTACGGCATGGATTCTGGGCATGATGGTTCCGCCTCCATAGGTTATGGGGGCGACCGAGCCCGAGAGATCTATGCCCACGCCGGACAGGAACCAATTGAACAAGAAACCCAGGATGATGCCGAAGGCCACGGCGACGCAGCCCATGAAGAGGCTTTCCAGAAGGACCATGACCCGGATGTTCCAGGGGCGCACTCCGAGGGCCATGATGACGCCGAACTCCCTGGAGCGCTCCATGACCGACATGTAAAAGGTGTTGAACACGCAGAGCGCGGCCGTCAGATACATGATGGCCATGATGATCCCGTTGGTCACGTGGCTGATGACGATGGCGTCCCTGATCTCCGGCAGGAAAGAACGCCAGTCCATTGCCTCCAGGCCGTTGGGCAGGCGCTCGGCGATCAACCCCCTGGAGTGCGAAACGTCCAGCGGGTGCCTGACGCTTACGGCCAGTTCGTGGATTTCGCCCGGCAACACCAGCAGACCTTGAAGCCATTTGAGATCAACCAGCACGAGCGCGTTGTCGTTTCGGGTGTTGCCGGTAGCGAAGACCCCTTTGATTTCAAGAAGATCGTTCCCGATGGAGCCGTCCGCGGCCTGGGTCACGAAGACAAGGCTGTCTCCGGGGGCCGCGCCCAGGCTATCGGCCAAGCCTTTGCCGATCAACGCGCCGTTGGCTGACCCGTCGAAGCCGTTCCCGGCCACAAGGTGGGCCTGGAGCGAGGTCACGGCCGCCTCTTTGTCCGGCCGGATTCCCAACACCTCCACCGAGGAGGTTTGCCTTTCATGGGAAAGTAGTCCGAAACAGCGCAGCCGGGGGGAGACGCCCCGTACTTCGGGCAAGCGCTTCAGTCCTTCCACATCAACGGTCGATTCCCCGAAGTGGGTATAAAAATCCCCGGCGTCCTTGTAACCCTTACCGGAAATCACGATATGCCCATGGTATTGATCGGTGGCGGATGTGAGCATGTCACTCATCTTGCCCGCCGACACCCCCATGGCCACCATGAGCATGGAACTGGCCATGATCATGGTGGAAACAGTGAGCAGTGACCTGCGTTTGTTGCGCGCGATGTTCCGAACGGCCATTTGCGCCAGCAAGTGGAATGTGACGCGGTAGGAGTTTGTGTGCGAAGTCGCGGAAGGCCGTGCGAAGTGACTGGACATGTCGTCGGGGAACTCTGCCGGTTACCGTTTTTTCAGGTTGCGCAGAGAGAAGAAGCTTTCTTTCAGCGGTATGTCGAAGTCTATGGAGTCGTAGTGGAGCACGGTCTTTTCACCGGGCTTGTCTTCGGGGAGCACGATCATATCCATGGGCAGAGTGTGCCCATCCACCTGTCTGACGTCGTCGAATCCGATGGTCCTGACCTTGTCGCCCAGATCGTCGAAGTATTCGATTTCCAGCGGGACGTCGTCCGGCTTTCGTATGGTGTAGATGATTTTTCCCCAGATCACGGCCGCATCGGCCTTGGGAGTGCACAGCACTTTCCTGTAGTCGTCGGTTTCCTCCATGAGGGTCAGATCGTAATCCAGGTCCACGTGGTTGGCCTTGACCAGGTCGTCGTTGGAAATGTGGCTGCCCATCCAGGACGCCCCCAGCATGGAGGGCGGTATCTTGATGACCCTGTCCACCCGGGACAGGTAGTTCCAGACCTCCCGGTCCGACTTGAGGGTGGCCACCCCCTTTTCCTTGGCCGGAGCCGAGATCCGGGTCAGACTGTACTTTCTGCCGAGGGACCAGCCTTCCATGGAGATGGTCCGGGACCATTGCTCGGTGACGATGTGCATGGTCGCCAGCACATGGGAGGAGTCGCCGTTGTATTGCTGCTCGACATTCCGCACGAGGGCCTGAAGGTCGGCAGCCGACGCGGTGGGCGTCGGCAGCATGGCGCAGAGACAGATCGCCACCATGCAATAGGTCAAAATCAAATTATTTTTCATAGGTACTCAGTACTTCGAACGCAAACCGGTCAAGAATATCCGGGTTTATGGGCTCTCCGCTGATGGAAATGGTAAGCGTGTGCCCACCGGTCTTTTCCTGCATGAATAAGAGTTGTGATTCAACTATCTTGTTCGGCATGCATTCATGGGGGCCTACGGCTACGACACCGTCGATTTCGCCCAGGCGGAAGCTTTCTGCCGGGGAACCCAGACTCAGCACAGCCTCGCCGATGAGTTCCGGGCTGAGATAGGGAACGGCGGCCTTGATGACCTTGTCCACGGCATGCGGTTTGTGCCATCCGAGTTTCCGTCCTACGGCCCGGTAGAGACGGTTGATGATGTAGGTCTTGATGGTTTTTGAAATTCGCGCGCCGGAGCGGCTGTCTCCCGGAAGCACCCGGTCTTCGGCAAAGCGTTGCAGCTCGTTGTCCGTACAGTAGGCGAGCCACTCGTTGAACGGGGCCAGTATACACCGAAGGCCTCGGCTCTCAAGTTCATCAATGACGTGGCCGTTGGCACAGGAATCGAGACGCATGTATATTTCACCGACGACCGCTATGGTCGGAATGGCGGCGTTTGCATCCTTGATCGTGGCGAATTCATCGGCAGCGGCGCGCAGCAGCGTCTCAAGACCGAAGACATCCCTGAACAGTCCCCATGCTGCCTTGCCCGACGTTGCCGGAATCGTATTTTCCAACAGGGCCAGCATCCGGGCATAGTATTGGTCGTATATACGTTGGGCCTCTCCGGGGACGGTTTCCACGGGGCGCACGTCATGCAGCGCCCTGAGCAGTACGTCCGTGGCCGTGAAGCACGCCATGGCCCGCAGCTGAAAATCCAGGGGAACCCCGGCGAAATAGTTTTCGTCGGACGGCGAAACGATGCGTATGCGGCTTTGAAGACCGGACCCGTCGAGGATCATCCGCTGCAACAGGTTGTACACGCCGAAACGACAGGGGCCGTTGGCCGAAGGCATGAGGTAGGCAAAGCGCTGCCCCGGGGATTGTCGGATACGCTCCAGTACGCTGCCGAGCGTCACGGTCATGGGGGCGCACTCCTTGCCGGACGTGTGCTGCTGTCCCAGACGGAACGATTCCTTGGAGGATGGGGGCAGGGCCTCGGCGCGAACGCCGTAGGCCCGCAGCAATGCGGCGATGCCCTCGGCGGCAGAGCCCATGCGGGGCACCAGGAGAATCTCGTTTTCCTCGGCGGCCTCCAGGACGGTCATCGGGTCCGGCCTAAGGTCCGCGATGCTCCGCTGGCGATCCTTCCCGGACTTGGGTTGTCTTCCGTCACCCTCCACACAATAGAGGAACGCTTCCAGCCTCGTTTTGGTCCCGGCATCTCCGGTGTGCCCGTCTGTTTCGATGATGGCGAATGGCTTGTGCCCCATCAAATATTCGAAAAAATGGAGTGAAAAGCTGTCCGGGCCGCAGGAGTAATTGGTGCAGTAGACCGCATATTGCCCCTGAGTCCGCGCTATCTGGTAGGCGGCCCGAAGAATGAGTTGCGACGACCCCCAGTATATCTCGGGGAAGCAGGGGATGGAGTCGGAAACGGGGTAGCAGTCGACGGGGATGGACAATGCTCCCTGTTCTCGGAGCAGCGACGGCACGTTGGAGTTCAGCCGGTCGTTATGGATGGTATAGTTCCGTCCGACCACCACCACGGCGGGCAGATCCTTTTCCCGAGCGAACGCCAGGGCCCTTTGTCCCATCTCCCTGCAGCGATCGTCAAATTCCCGCTGCATCCGGCAGCCTGCTGCATACGCCGTCTCCCACTTCGCCTCCATCCCAAGCTCCCGGGCAATGCGTCGAACACTTGCCCGGAATCTGCCGGAATCCAGATTGTCCGGCCCGAAGTCTATTCGCGAAATGAGCAACTGCGGCCCCCCACTCTGCCGCAAAGCGGTCCGCACAAGGTCCGGGCTCGCTTGCATGATGGGGCAGGTCACCGAGTGCAATTCGTCCTTCTGGCGGGGCAACTCTCGAACGCGCGGCAGGAAGAGATAGTCCGGGGCGGCCTCTTCCAACAGCTCTCTCACCACCCCCATGTACAGCGTCATGGGAGCGCAGAACGGCACGCTGGCCCCTTCTATCCCGCGCTTCAACGTGCTGCTCCGCCCGCTGGAAACCACCTTGGGATTCAACCCAAGCCCGGCAAAAAAGGACAGGAAAAAGGGAAGCTGTCCCTTGATCGCGAATTCTTCGACCAGGGCGATGGTTTTCCCCGCACCGGCAGCCGTCTTTTTTTCATACTCCCGAATCAGTTCCCGCCGTTCACGGAACGGGTCCGGGGCATTGTCCGGCAGCCCGCCGCCATGAGTGCCGGAGCTGTACATGGAGCACCCACCGCCCCATAAAAATCGTTTCTTTTCACCCCCGACCAGCGTCTGTATGCGGTCGATCCGGCATTTGTTCCCGGCCCCGCCGCACCCTTTGTTCGAGGTGCAGACAAACGTGTCCTTGGCGAGGACCCGGGCATCGAGAAAAGCCCTGAGATCAAGATTGTTTTCACTCGGCAGATCCCGCTGGGCAATCAGTGCGATGCCGAGGGCCCCCATGGTCCCGGGATTGGGCGGGACTACCACGTCACGCCCTGTCTGTCGGGCAATGGCGGCGGCCAAGGCGTCGGAATTGAACGGCATTCCCTGACAGAAAATGCATTCACCCACCGATCGGCTGCCCTTGACTCGATTCAGATAGTTCTGGGCGATGGAATCGTATAACCCGGCTATGATGACCTGCTGTGGGACTTTTTCGGCCACGGCGTCAGCAATGACTTCGGCCATGAACACCGAGCAGTGCTGACCAAGGGAAACGCCGTATTCCGCCTGCAGGGCCACATCGTTCATCTGAACGACATCCGCTATCCCCTCGAAACAGCGCCCCTGTTCGGCCAGGAATGACCCGGTTCCGGCACTGCACGCCTCATTCATGGCCGCATCAATGATGTTGCCGTTTTCCAGTCGAGAATATTTGGCATCCTGGCCGCCGATTTCGAAAATGGTATCAACCCTTGGGTCGTAGTAGAGCGCGCCCTCTGCATGGGCGGCGATCTCGTTCAGGACCAGTACGGGGTTCACGCCGAAACAGGTTCGTAACAAGGAACCGACGATTTCCCGGCCCGAGCCGGTGACACCTATGCCGCAGACCGTATGTTTTCCGCCTGTGTCTCCAAGGTATCGTTCAACCAGCCGCTGTGCGGCATCCACTGGATCGCCCTTCGTATCCAGGTAGGTTTCCCATACCGGCACACGGGACACGGCATCGATCCCCACGGCCTTTGAACCGGTGGAGCCGATATCGAAGCCCAAAACAACCCGGAAAATCCCGTCGGGAAAGGCCGTCTCCGGCAGCGGAAGTCTGTGAACCAGAGGGAGCCCATCTCGAAGGGGAGGGGTCGTGTCAAAGGTGCGTTTGCGAATATTTTCAGCCACCAGCGAAGGAGTCTCCACAAGGCTGCCTCGCTCCATGGCGATCAGGGCTGCGCCCATCGCTTCCAGGTACCGCGCAGAATCTTCGGGCGTTTCCAGGAGTTCCATTCCCCTGGACAGCAGGAATCGCCTAAAATGGCTGTGTACCCGCGGGGCCAGAGACACTCCCCCGGTGAGCATGACGCGGGAAGGGGACAGACCCGGTTTGACCAGAGCCTGCACGTTTTCGCAAACAGCATCATACAGGCCGGCGACAATAGCTTCGCGGTCCTCGCCCTTGTTGGCGAGGTGCGTCATGTCGGTCTTCAGGATAACCGGACAACGTCCGGACAGGGGCAGGGCGACAGCGACCTCGCGGCAAAGTTCGCTGGCTTCTTTCACCGTCAGGCCGAAACGCCCGACCAACTGGCTTAGGAAACTGCCGGTTCCCTGGGAACAGCGGGAATTCTCGCGGAGGATGTCCTTTCCGTTCTCATGGAGTTCCAGGACGGAAAAGCCCTGGCTTCCCAGCGAAACAATAGTGCCGGGCATGAGTTCGGGATGCACATGGCGAACGCCTCGGGCCAGTGCCGCTTTAGTCGGTATGCGCAGACAGTTCAGGCTTCGGCTCAATCGGCCGGTGGCGGCTATGGGACAGTCGGCACTCCATTCGAGTTCGTCCAGCAGACGGGGAAGCAGCTCGAGAGGCTGATTTCGGTGATTGACACATCGACGGGAGAGAATGTGTATCCCGCTGTCGTCTTTGAGAATGACAACAAGCTTGATATATTCCGAACCAATATCGATACCCCAGGCTTTTCCTGGTTTGATGTCATTCATACAAAACTCGATGGGGATATTAACCTGGCCTTCGCCTTGTGGTGGGATCAAAAAGGAGAATGGATATTTTTCTATAGATATAAAGTCATAATTGCCAGAATGTGATTGTTTCGTAACATCATTGATTATAAAAACAAACCTTATTCTTTGCAACCTTTCAATGCCGTGCGGAACGAGGCGGTTTGAGCGTCCTGAAATGTCCTGATTTGTCTCTGTCCTCCCCCTTTTCAGCTTCCGCATCTCCGTGCTTCACACTGCAACGTGGATTTGGAAACAGTGTGCAACCACCATAATTTACTTGTTGAATCTCGCGGTTGCGCCCCAAGATTCCCCGTTACGGTTGAGAGATAATGGGTGGTGCCGAGCTGCCGGATTTTCATTCATTTCATGAAGTCCTGTGTGGGGAGACGTGTCTATTTCGCCTTTTGGGGTCTAACTCTCTCCTTCGGGATCTGAGGTGTTTTGGGATGGGATGTATGAGCAATGATCAGGGCATATCCCTTGAGCCGGAGTCGAAACCGCCATCCATCTCGCCGTCGCCTGCGTAGATGACGACGCAAGCGAAGCCGTCGGGGCAAGGCCGGCCGGCAAAGACGGACGCCCCAAGGGCCTGGCCTTGCCCCTGCTGCTGCTTGCATTATGCTCGCGGAAAAATCGGCGGGAGGAGCAAAAACCGCCCCGCCGGAGCTTGCACGAAGGTTCTGCGGCGTCGTATGGTGGGGCATATCCGCCGGATAAATCGGTCACCAGAAGGAGGTAAAACGCACCCAAGGCGCGTTCATAAGTTTTGACGGCAGTCTAAACTGATGAACGCTTAAGTAGGCATTAACATGCCGTAAGACCTAACACTTCGCTGCCGTTCATTTCCAAACGGCACGCTTTCACATCCAAACGCCAGGCTGAAGCACAGCAATCTGGATCGGGACAATCCCTTTCAGCATGTGGACAGGTTTCCCGAGGATCGCCATCCGCGATACGTCCTGCCGTTGGACGACTTCCGCAAGACGGTGGGCTTGGCCGGGCCTCGTCGTTGGCAACGGCTGTTGCCGGCCTTCCATACCGCGCCGCGCAGGAGCGAGCTTTGGAAACTCAAGTGGAGCGAGGTCGACTTCGGTTCCGGGCTTGTCGGCTACTGGACAAGGAAGCGGCGAAGCGGAAGCGCGGAATTCGACGAGCTCCCCATGTCCGCAGGGCTTCGCGCCAAACTGGCCGAATGGAAGCTGGTGTCTGGCTCCGAGGACCTGGTCTTCGGCAGCCGGTTCAACGGCCTTCTGGACCCGAACAATCGGTGGCTGAAGCGGTTGTGCGCCGAAGCCGGGGTGAAGCCGTTCGGCTTTCACGGCATCCGTCATCTGGCTGCTTGAGTGGCCATCGACAACGGTGCGACCATCATGGAAGTGAAGCACCTGCTCAGGCACAAGTCCATCGCCACGACCCAGCGCTACATCCTCCGGACGAAGAAGACCACCGGGGCCGTGGATGCCCTGGACGCGGCCTTGGCCGATGCGGTCAGAGGCCGAGCCCGGGAAAATGACACTTGCGGGTGACACGTGGAAAGGAAAAGGCCTTACGCGGTGTGCGTAAGGCCTTGTATTTCCTTGGCGTCCCCAAGGGGATTTGAACCCCTGTTAACGGCGTGAAAGGCCGTCGTCCTGGACCAGGCTAGACGATGGGGACAGTAAGTTGGCTGGGCTGCAAGGACTCGAACCTTGATTAACGGAGCCAGAACCCGTCGTCCTGCCAATTGAACGACAGCCCAGCAGCGAGAAGATGATTTAAGGGGTGAGCCTCTTTATGTCAACTTCTTTTTTGCGGAATTTACACGGCGCGGGCGAGCCGGCGGGTGCGCTTCTTCAGTTTGGTGATCTGACGGCGCAGACGATCACGCTGGGCGCGGACTTCGGTCTCGGCCTTCTGGGCGCGCAGGGCGCGGATCTGCCGCTTGATCTCGTGGATTTGCTTCTTGTAAGGGGAGGTCTGCTCCTCTTCGACAATGCCGAAGACGTCCTTGATTTCCTGGACCAGCACATCCTTTTCCTTGCCGGAAGCGCCGGAGATCATGGGGAGCTTGTCGATGCACAGGGCACGCAACTCCTTGGCGGTCATCTTTTCCAGCGGCTTGGTCAGGCCAAGCTCGTCAAAGGAAATTTCTTTTACTTCTTCGCTCATGGTGTACTCCTTAAAAAAATACCTGAAGCGGAATTTGGTTACGAGTCGTCAAACATACGCTGGTATGC
This window contains:
- a CDS encoding ABC transporter ATP-binding protein; its protein translation is MALIECRRTSKIYVKGSLKTAALTDLDLTIRQGEFTVLSGPSGSGKTTALNLMGGLDRPSSGSVAVHGKPLEKMPDNELADFRLYSIGFIFQAYNLIPVLTAEENAEFILLLQGVPEKKRRNKVRELFAELHMEHLLHRRPNDLSGGQQQRVAIIRAMAASPALIIADEPTANLDTKTSRNLLEIMVKLNETRKTTFVFSSHDPLVIEYARRVVELKDGILFSDTEAHR
- a CDS encoding tyrosine-type recombinase/integrase, which encodes MDRFPEDRHPRYVLPLDDFRKTVGLAGPRRWQRLLPAFHTAPRRSELWKLKWSEVDFGSGLVGYWTRKRRSGSAEFDELPMSAGLRAKLAEWKLVSGSEDLVFGSRFNGLLDPNNRWLKRLCAEAGVKPFGFHGIRHLAA
- a CDS encoding outer membrane lipoprotein-sorting protein, giving the protein MKNNLILTYCMVAICLCAMLPTPTASAADLQALVRNVEQQYNGDSSHVLATMHIVTEQWSRTISMEGWSLGRKYSLTRISAPAKEKGVATLKSDREVWNYLSRVDRVIKIPPSMLGASWMGSHISNDDLVKANHVDLDYDLTLMEETDDYRKVLCTPKADAAVIWGKIIYTIRKPDDVPLEIEYFDDLGDKVRTIGFDDVRQVDGHTLPMDMIVLPEDKPGEKTVLHYDSIDFDIPLKESFFSLRNLKKR
- a CDS encoding acyl-CoA dehydratase activase-related protein, which gives rise to MRKLKRGRTETNQDISGRSNRLVPHGIERLQRIRFVFIINDVTKQSHSGNYDFISIEKYPFSFLIPPQGEGQVNIPIEFCMNDIKPGKAWGIDIGSEYIKLVVILKDDSGIHILSRRCVNHRNQPLELLPRLLDELEWSADCPIAATGRLSRSLNCLRIPTKAALARGVRHVHPELMPGTIVSLGSQGFSVLELHENGKDILRENSRCSQGTGSFLSQLVGRFGLTVKEASELCREVAVALPLSGRCPVILKTDMTHLANKGEDREAIVAGLYDAVCENVQALVKPGLSPSRVMLTGGVSLAPRVHSHFRRFLLSRGMELLETPEDSARYLEAMGAALIAMERGSLVETPSLVAENIRKRTFDTTPPLRDGLPLVHRLPLPETAFPDGIFRVVLGFDIGSTGSKAVGIDAVSRVPVWETYLDTKGDPVDAAQRLVERYLGDTGGKHTVCGIGVTGSGREIVGSLLRTCFGVNPVLVLNEIAAHAEGALYYDPRVDTIFEIGGQDAKYSRLENGNIIDAAMNEACSAGTGSFLAEQGRCFEGIADVVQMNDVALQAEYGVSLGQHCSVFMAEVIADAVAEKVPQQVIIAGLYDSIAQNYLNRVKGSRSVGECIFCQGMPFNSDALAAAIARQTGRDVVVPPNPGTMGALGIALIAQRDLPSENNLDLRAFLDARVLAKDTFVCTSNKGCGGAGNKCRIDRIQTLVGGEKKRFLWGGGCSMYSSGTHGGGLPDNAPDPFRERRELIREYEKKTAAGAGKTIALVEEFAIKGQLPFFLSFFAGLGLNPKVVSSGRSSTLKRGIEGASVPFCAPMTLYMGVVRELLEEAAPDYLFLPRVRELPRQKDELHSVTCPIMQASPDLVRTALRQSGGPQLLISRIDFGPDNLDSGRFRASVRRIARELGMEAKWETAYAAGCRMQREFDDRCREMGQRALAFAREKDLPAVVVVGRNYTIHNDRLNSNVPSLLREQGALSIPVDCYPVSDSIPCFPEIYWGSSQLILRAAYQIARTQGQYAVYCTNYSCGPDSFSLHFFEYLMGHKPFAIIETDGHTGDAGTKTRLEAFLYCVEGDGRQPKSGKDRQRSIADLRPDPMTVLEAAEENEILLVPRMGSAAEGIAALLRAYGVRAEALPPSSKESFRLGQQHTSGKECAPMTVTLGSVLERIRQSPGQRFAYLMPSANGPCRFGVYNLLQRMILDGSGLQSRIRIVSPSDENYFAGVPLDFQLRAMACFTATDVLLRALHDVRPVETVPGEAQRIYDQYYARMLALLENTIPATSGKAAWGLFRDVFGLETLLRAAADEFATIKDANAAIPTIAVVGEIYMRLDSCANGHVIDELESRGLRCILAPFNEWLAYCTDNELQRFAEDRVLPGDSRSGARISKTIKTYIINRLYRAVGRKLGWHKPHAVDKVIKAAVPYLSPELIGEAVLSLGSPAESFRLGEIDGVVAVGPHECMPNKIVESQLLFMQEKTGGHTLTISISGEPINPDILDRFAFEVLSTYEK
- a CDS encoding FtsX-like permease family protein codes for the protein MLSFKLAIRNLCRNRLRTLITFLGISLSLALVQVYHNFTTGVYSYMVECGVRSGTGHIAVMRKGYLEQRAPGLVFEPGDLTARIAALPGVKTVIPRLHMTGLAQTGWGSRRISLVGTDIGVEAASNPFLKDIPTEVFADGWKERSALVGERLVKELKIGIGRPLIVTVQSQNGEMVSERFKVRGIIRSGIRDVDQSLVMVSRAAATGMSGTPGQVNELSLVLDEADSQGTVMPLVDDTLAQHPELTAAAWETTMPNLYSAIRWDYAGGIVLSTILLLIVTFGVTNTLLMSVMERLKEFGMIRGLGASGSLIRRMILAEALVLGAAAALAGSALASLATWYLTIYGFDLRYFIPANLEFGGVIFSALLYARWDVPWMARVSVFMVVLCLIASLYPAFKASRVTPVAALRHN
- a CDS encoding FtsX-like permease family protein gives rise to the protein MIMASSMLMVAMGVSAGKMSDMLTSATDQYHGHIVISGKGYKDAGDFYTHFGESTVDVEGLKRLPEVRGVSPRLRCFGLLSHERQTSSVEVLGIRPDKEAAVTSLQAHLVAGNGFDGSANGALIGKGLADSLGAAPGDSLVFVTQAADGSIGNDLLEIKGVFATGNTRNDNALVLVDLKWLQGLLVLPGEIHELAVSVRHPLDVSHSRGLIAERLPNGLEAMDWRSFLPEIRDAIVISHVTNGIIMAIMYLTAALCVFNTFYMSVMERSREFGVIMALGVRPWNIRVMVLLESLFMGCVAVAFGIILGFLFNWFLSGVGIDLSGSVAPITYGGGTIMPRIHAVIHPAGQILAALCLLIVCPVAGFVPANKAAKLTPVEVIRGE